The genomic segment CGCCGACCGGACCGGGATCGAGTCGCTGAGCATGCGCAACCTCGCGCAGGAGCTGGGCGTCGTGCCGATGGCCCTCTACAAGCACGTGGCGAACAAGGACGAACTGCTCGACGGCATGATCGACATGGTCGTCGCGGAGATCGACCCGCCGGCGCCCGGCGACTGGAAGCAGGCGGTCCGCCGGCGCATCCTGTCGGCGCGGCGGATGCTGCTCCGTCACCCCTGGGCGCCGCTGGCGATCGAGTCCCGCACCGCGCCCACGCCGGCCGTCCTGGCCTACCTCGACTCGACTGTGGGCGCGCTGCGGGCGGGCGGGTTCTCCACCGACCTGGCCCACCACGTCATGCACGCGCTGGGCAGCCGGGTGCTGGGCTTCAGCCAGGAACTGTTCGACACCT from the Micromonospora sp. WMMA1947 genome contains:
- a CDS encoding TetR/AcrR family transcriptional regulator C-terminal domain-containing protein, whose amino-acid sequence is MAEQVETVRRTPLTRDRVLRTAVALADRTGIESLSMRNLAQELGVVPMALYKHVANKDELLDGMIDMVVAEIDPPAPGDWKQAVRRRILSARRMLLRHPWAPLAIESRTAPTPAVLAYLDSTVGALRAGGFSTDLAHHVMHALGSRVLGFSQELFDTSRQAGRSGAPVPEAPADLPPEMAARFPNLAAIATAASHDDDSVVGPGCDDQFEFEFALDLLLDGIERLHRNGWTSHRTL